In Takifugu flavidus isolate HTHZ2018 chromosome 5, ASM371156v2, whole genome shotgun sequence, the following proteins share a genomic window:
- the taok3a gene encoding serine/threonine-protein kinase TAO3, with product MPSSIRKGVPKDPELADLFFKDDPEDVFCDLHEIGHGSFGAVYFARNSYSNEVVAIKKMSYNGKQTTEKWQDIIKEVKFLGQLRHPNTIEYKGCYLKDNTAWLVMEYCLGSASDLLEVHKKPLQEMEIAAITHGALLGLAYLHSHNMIHRDVKAGNILLTELGQVKLADFGSASIASPANSFVGTPYWMAPEVILAMDEGQYEGKVDIWSLGITCIELAERKPPLFNMNAMSALYHIAQNDSPTLQSNEWSDLFRSFVDYCLLKIPQERPSSGELLRHDFVRRERSPRILIDLIQRTKDAVRELDNLQYRKMKKILYQEKHNGPMGESQEEEEDSEAASCKMNSLGSNHSIPSTSVSTGSQSSSVNSMQEMLDDGCSDMTMMHPQDYGSTLESSPHTKKDHHYNWDDGIHRDHRPGLRPSSSDRSSQAQNYKNQGRFATIKSASLVTKQIHEHEQESELREQMSGYKRMRRQHQKQLIALENKLKAEMDEHRLKLQKEVETQANNAYIELEKLAKRHAVHTDKEMKTLLTDEKKFQQQIAAQQKKELTTFLDNQKKQYKLCKEKIKEEMNEDHSTPKKEKQERLSKHKENMQHSQAEEEAHLLTQQRVYFDRNCRAFKRKVMIKRHDLEQEQIREELNKKKTQKEMEHAMLIRHDESMQELEHRQLKTLQKLRMDLIRQQHQTELENQIEYNNRRERELHRKHVLELRQQPKNLKALELQIKKQFQDTCKVQTKQYKALRHHQMEVTPKAEHKTVLKALKDEQTRKLAILAEQYEQSINEMMASQALRLDEAQEAECQALRQQLQQEMELLNAYQSKIKMQTEAQHERELQKLEQKVSLRRAHLEQKIEEELVSLQKERTDRIKHLLERQERETDSFDMESLRLGFGNLGTLDLPKDDYR from the exons ATGCCGTCATCCATACGGAAAGGGGTTCCCAAGGACCCCGAACTGGCTGACCTTTTCTTCAAAGATGACCCAGAGGATGTCTTCTGTGACCTGCATGAGATCGGACATGGCAGCTTTGGGGCCGTCTACTTT GCACGGAACTCCTATTCCAATGAGGTGGTGGCCATCAAAAAGATGTCCTATAATGGCAAACAGACTACTGAA AAGTGGCAGGACATCATTAAGGAGGTCAAGTTTTTGGGACAGCTGCGACACCCCAACACCATTGAGTATAAAGGCTGCTACTTGAAAGACAACACTGCCTGG CTGGTGATGGAGTATTGTCTCGGCTCTGCATCAGATTTACTAGAGG TTCATAAGAAACCACTCCAAGAAATGGAAATTGCTGCCATTACCCATGGTGCCTTGCTAGGACTGGCTTACCTACATTCCCATAATATGATTCACAG AGACGTGAAAGCTGGTAACATCCTTCTGACTGAGCTGGGTCAGGTCAAACTGGCCGACTTCGGTTCTGCCTCCATTGCCTCACCTGCCAACTCCTTCGTAGGAACACCTTACTG GATGGCTCCAGAAGTGATCCTAGCCATGGACGAGGGTCAGTATGAAGGGAAAGTGGACATCTGGTCCCTGGGGATTACCTGTATTGAACTAG cGGAGCGTAAACCCCCATTATTCAACATGAATGCCATGAGTGCCTTATATCACATTGCACAGAACGACTCCCCGACGCTACAGTCCAATGAGTG GTCTGACCTCTTCCGGAGCTTTGTTGACTACTGCCTACTGAAAATTCCTCAGGAGAGACCCTCGTCAGGGGAGCTGCTACGA CATGATTTTGTGCGCCGAGAACGTTCGCCACGCATTCTCATCGACCTCATCCAGAGGACCAAGGATGCGGTGCGTGAGCTGGACAATCTGCAGTACCGCAAGATGAAGAAGATCCTCTACCAGGAGAAACACAACGGGCCCATGGGTGAAAgccaagaggaggaagag GACAGCGAGGCAGCCAGTTGTAAGATGAACAGCCTGGGAAGCAACCACTCAATCCCCAGTACCTCAGTCAGcacaggcagccagagcagcagcgtgAACAGCATGCAGGAGATGCTGGACGACGGCTGCTCTGACATGACCATGATGCACCCCCAGGACTATGGCAGCACCCTGGAATCATCCCCGCACACCAAGAAG GACCATCATTACAACTGGGACGATGGGATCCACCGGGACCACCGGCCCGGGCTGAGGCCGTCCTCCTCTGACAGGAGCAGCCAGGCTCAAAACTACAAGAACCAGGGCCGCTTCGCCACCATAAAGTCCGCCTCACTT GTGACCAAGCAGATCCACGAGCATGAGCAGGAGAGCGAGCTGCGGGAGCAGATGTCGGGGTACAAGCGCATGCGGCGGCAGCACCAGAAGCAGCTGATCGCCCTGGAGAACAAGCTGAAGGCCGAGATGGACGAGCACCGGCTCAAGCtgcagaaggaggtggagacgCAGGCCAACAATGCATACAtcgagctggagaagctggcgAAGCGCCACGCCGTGCACACAGACAAGGAG ATGAAGACACTGCTCACAGATGAGAAGAAATTCCAGCAGCAGATTGCGGCCCAGCAAAAGAAGGAGCTGACCACCTTCCTGGATAACCAGAAGAAACAGTACAAACTCTGCAAGGAGAAGATTAAGGAG GAGATGAACGAGGACCACAGCACACCgaagaaggagaagcaggagcgtTTGTCCAAGCACAAGGAGAACATGCAACATTCCCAGGCCGAGGAAGAGGCCCACCTCCTGACCCAGCAGAGGGTCTACTTTGACAGGAACTGTCGTGCTTTTAAGCGTAAAGTTATGATCAAGAGACACGACCTTGAACAGGAACAGATCCGAGAG GAGCTGAACAAGAAGAAGACCCAGAAAGAGATGGAACACGCCATGCTGATCCGCCACGACGAGTCcatgcaggagctggagcacaGGCAGCTGAAGACGCTGCAGAAGCTGCGCATGGACCTGATCCGTCAGCAGCACCAGAcggagctggagaaccagatCGAGTACAACAACCGGCGCGAGCGGGAGCTCCACCGCAAGCACGTGCTGGAGCTCCGGCAGCAGCCCAAGAACCTGAAG gcTTTGGAGCTACAGATTAAGAAGCAGTTCCAGGACACCTGCAAGGTGCAGACCAAACAGTACAAGGCCCTGCGCCACCACCAGATGGAGGTCACGCCCAAGGCGGAGCACAAGACGGTGCTCAAGGCACTGAAGGACGAGCAGACGCGCAAGCTGGCCATCTTGGCGGAGCAGTACGAGCAGAGCATCAACGAGATGATGGCGTCTCAGGCG CTGCGGCTGGACGAGGCCCAGGAAGCCGAGTGCCAGGccctgaggcagcagctgcagcaggagatggagctgcTCAATGCCTACCAGAGCAAGATCAAGATGCAGACCGAGGCGCAGCACGAGCGCgagctgcagaagctggagcagaaggtgTCGCTGCGCCGGGCTCATCTGGAACAAAAG ATTGAAGAGGAGCTGGTTTCCCTTCAGAAGGAGAGAACCGACCGCATCAAACACCTCCTGGAGCGCCAGGAGCGGGAGACCGACAGCTTCGACATGGAGAGCCTGCGCCTGGGCTTCGGCAACCTCGGCACCCTGGACCTTCCCAAGGACGACTACAGATGa
- the pebp1 gene encoding phosphatidylethanolamine-binding protein 1, which yields MPVDLSQWTGTLELQEVEEKPAQPLTVKYGSVEIDELGKVLTPTQVQNRPTTIEWEACDSSKLYTLALTDPDAPSRKDPKFREWHHFLVVNMKGNDVSSGCVMSDYVGSGPPNGTGLHRYVWLVYEQPGTLSCSEAVLTNRCGDGRGKFTIQSFRKKYKLGAPVAGTCYQAEWDDYVPKLYQQLAGK from the exons ATGCCTGTAGATCTGAGCCAGTGGACCGGGACTCTTGAACTGCAAGAGGTCGAAGAAAAGCCAGCGCAGCCTCTCACTGTGAAATACGGCTCAGTGGAGATAGACGAGTTGGGGAAAGTACTCACGCCAACCCAG GTCCAGAACCGACCCACGACCATTGAGTGGGAAGCATGTGACTCCAGTAAACTGTACACGCTGGCCCTGACCGACCCCGATGCTCCCAGCAGGAAAGACCCCAAATTTCG GGAGTGGCACCACTTTCTGGTGGTCAACATGAAAGGGAACGACGTGTCATCTGGCTGCGTCATGTCCGATTATGTGGGTTCTGGTCCTCCCAACGGAACAG GCCTTCACAGGTATGTGTGGCTGGTCTACGAGCAGCCGGGAACCCTGTCGTGCTCCGAGGCCGTGCTGACCAACCGCTGTGGGGACGGCCGTGGCAAGTTCACGATCCAGAGCTTTAGGAAGAAGTACAAGTTGGGAGCGCCTGTGGCAGGAACCTGCTACCAGGCCGAGTGGGACGACTACGTGCCCAAGCTGTACCAGCAGCTggctggaaaataa
- the vsig10 gene encoding V-set and immunoglobulin domain-containing protein 10 isoform X3, which yields MILAALSFLHACLWTTGDPGNLTTSISPASALSNGTLFVSRGSDVSFNCSTSSGSSRELAWAFRGAAASNGSLVSTSGPWLVFRIAAIQPGDQGLYVCSSLDNVTQQGVEASSELLVYYVSDRHPECMWTPVQDPSHALFNCTWPGTYPTPRLSWVEHREDRTYASEVTDNLSLLLNRSSLSDGQKLTCVARHVALAPETGKSCTLTIRPPFPEGEPLAMAQEGDSITLTCTEATSAPPANTTWRKGLQQEDVTPGLKYALSEDGPALRLTIRNVSKDDEGVYFCRSENLLGVRELEVYLTVRTSSAYTGVIIGIFVAAVIVASPIVLAKSLYSNRHRVCLGNMSRKEDGGDVMNLVESDDEPVFQDAVPRLPPLTNGHQTTLVQIHRIPSSDQEDPEGPDPSPVQQEDTVETEEPESLVTF from the exons ATGATCCTCGCAGCACTATCGTTTCTCCACGCGTGTTTGTGGACGACAG GCGATCCAGGGAATCTGACCACATCCATCAGTCCGGCCTCTGCCCTCTCCAACGGCACTCTCTTTGTGTCCCGGGGTTCCGACGTCTCCTTTAACtgctccacttcctctggctcGTCCCGGGAACTCGCGTGGGCCTTCCGCGGGGCTGCGGCCAGCAACGGGTCGCTGGTTTCCACCTCTGGACCCTGGTTAGTCTTCAGGATCGCAGCCATCCAGCCGGGCGATCAGGGACTCTACGTCTGCAGCTCCCTCGACAACGTCACTCAGCAGGGGGTCGAGGCCAGCTCGGAGCTGCTGGTGTACT ACGTCTCAGACAGACACCCGGAGTGTATGTGGACCCCAGTGCAGGACCCATCTCATGCTCTCTTTAATTGCACCTGGCCCGGAACGTATCCCACCCCCAGGCTGAGCTGGGTGGAACATCGGGAAGACCGCACCTACGCGTCGGAGGTGACCGACAACCTGTCGCTGCTGCTGAACCGCTCCTCGCTGTCAGACGGGCAGAAGCTGACCTGCGTGGCCCGACACGTGGCGCTGGCTCCCGAGACGGGGAAGTCGTGTACGCTCACCATCA GGCCTCCCTTCCCCGAGGGGGAGCCGCTGGCGATGGCGCAGGAGGGCGACAGCATAACCCTGACGTGCACGGAGGCCACGTCCGCCCCCCCCGCTAACACAACGTGGCGAAAGGGGCTCCAGCAGGAGGACGTGACGCCGGGGCTCAAGTACGCGCTGTCCGAGGACGGCCCCGCCCTCCGGCTCACCATACGCAACGTCAGCAAGGACGACGAGGGCGTCTACTTCTGCCGCAGCGAGAATCTGCTCGGCGTCCGCGAGCTGGAAGTCTACCTCACAGTGCGGA CCTCGTCTGCCTACACGGGAGTGATCATCGGGATCTTCGTGGCGGCAGTCATCGTGGCTTCGCCGATCGTGCTCGCCAAGTCGCTTTACTCCAACCGGCACCGAGTCTGTCTCGGTAATATGAGCAGAAAA gaggacggaggagacgtCATGAACCTGGTGGAGTCTGATGACGAGCCGGTTTTCCAGGACGCCGTTCCCCGCCTGCCACCGCTGACCAACGGGCACCAAACGACGCTCGTCCAGATACACAGGATCCCATCAA GCGACCAGGAGGACCCGGAAGGTCCCGACCCCAGCCCCGTCCAGCAGGAGGACACGGTAGAGACAGAAGAGCCAGAAAGTCTTGTTACATTTTAG
- the vsig10 gene encoding V-set and immunoglobulin domain-containing protein 10 isoform X1 codes for MILAALSFLHACLWTTAALSGEGSSDATLTVSPGDIVLLPCSSAGGLAPRSTTWARNGRELIRGGGPEQGALPGGERLSLLPDGTLNIAEVTPGDEGSYLCNATLQDNSTFLAQVRLRVTSDPGNLTTSISPASALSNGTLFVSRGSDVSFNCSTSSGSSRELAWAFRGAAASNGSLVSTSGPWLVFRIAAIQPGDQGLYVCSSLDNVTQQGVEASSELLVYYVSDRHPECMWTPVQDPSHALFNCTWPGTYPTPRLSWVEHREDRTYASEVTDNLSLLLNRSSLSDGQKLTCVARHVALAPETGKSCTLTIRPPFPEGEPLAMAQEGDSITLTCTEATSAPPANTTWRKGLQQEDVTPGLKYALSEDGPALRLTIRNVSKDDEGVYFCRSENLLGVRELEVYLTVRTSSAYTGVIIGIFVAAVIVASPIVLAKSLYSNRHRVCLGNMSRKEDGGDVMNLVESDDEPVFQDAVPRLPPLTNGHQTTLVQIHRIPSSDQEDPEGPDPSPVQQEDTVETEEPESLVTF; via the exons ATGATCCTCGCAGCACTATCGTTTCTCCACGCGTGTTTGTGGACGACAG CCGCACTTTCGGGCGAAGGTTCCAGCGATGCGACACTGACGGTCTCACCCGGCGACATCGTGCTACTTCCGTGTTCCTCCGCCGGCGGTCTGGCTCCGAGGTCGACGACGTGGGCCAGAAACGGGCGGGAACTCATCCGCGGTGGCGGTCCGGAGCAGGGCGCCTTGCCGGGCGGTGAAAGGCTGAGCCTCCTTCCTGACGGCACCCTAAACATCGCGGAGGTGACTCCCGGAGATGAGGGCAGCTACCTGTGCAACGCCACCCTGCAGGATAACAGCACCTTCCTGGCACAAGTCCGACTGCGCGTTACCA GCGATCCAGGGAATCTGACCACATCCATCAGTCCGGCCTCTGCCCTCTCCAACGGCACTCTCTTTGTGTCCCGGGGTTCCGACGTCTCCTTTAACtgctccacttcctctggctcGTCCCGGGAACTCGCGTGGGCCTTCCGCGGGGCTGCGGCCAGCAACGGGTCGCTGGTTTCCACCTCTGGACCCTGGTTAGTCTTCAGGATCGCAGCCATCCAGCCGGGCGATCAGGGACTCTACGTCTGCAGCTCCCTCGACAACGTCACTCAGCAGGGGGTCGAGGCCAGCTCGGAGCTGCTGGTGTACT ACGTCTCAGACAGACACCCGGAGTGTATGTGGACCCCAGTGCAGGACCCATCTCATGCTCTCTTTAATTGCACCTGGCCCGGAACGTATCCCACCCCCAGGCTGAGCTGGGTGGAACATCGGGAAGACCGCACCTACGCGTCGGAGGTGACCGACAACCTGTCGCTGCTGCTGAACCGCTCCTCGCTGTCAGACGGGCAGAAGCTGACCTGCGTGGCCCGACACGTGGCGCTGGCTCCCGAGACGGGGAAGTCGTGTACGCTCACCATCA GGCCTCCCTTCCCCGAGGGGGAGCCGCTGGCGATGGCGCAGGAGGGCGACAGCATAACCCTGACGTGCACGGAGGCCACGTCCGCCCCCCCCGCTAACACAACGTGGCGAAAGGGGCTCCAGCAGGAGGACGTGACGCCGGGGCTCAAGTACGCGCTGTCCGAGGACGGCCCCGCCCTCCGGCTCACCATACGCAACGTCAGCAAGGACGACGAGGGCGTCTACTTCTGCCGCAGCGAGAATCTGCTCGGCGTCCGCGAGCTGGAAGTCTACCTCACAGTGCGGA CCTCGTCTGCCTACACGGGAGTGATCATCGGGATCTTCGTGGCGGCAGTCATCGTGGCTTCGCCGATCGTGCTCGCCAAGTCGCTTTACTCCAACCGGCACCGAGTCTGTCTCGGTAATATGAGCAGAAAA gaggacggaggagacgtCATGAACCTGGTGGAGTCTGATGACGAGCCGGTTTTCCAGGACGCCGTTCCCCGCCTGCCACCGCTGACCAACGGGCACCAAACGACGCTCGTCCAGATACACAGGATCCCATCAA GCGACCAGGAGGACCCGGAAGGTCCCGACCCCAGCCCCGTCCAGCAGGAGGACACGGTAGAGACAGAAGAGCCAGAAAGTCTTGTTACATTTTAG
- the vsig10 gene encoding V-set and immunoglobulin domain-containing protein 10 isoform X2: MILAALSFLHACLWTTAALSGEGSSDATLTVSPGDIVLLPCSSAGGLAPRSTTWARNGRELIRGGGPEQGALPGGERLSLLPDGTLNIAEVTPGDEGSYLCNATLQDNSTFLAQVRLRVTSDPGNLTTSISPASALSNGTLFVSRGSDVSFNCSTSSGSSRELAWAFRGAAASNGSLVSTSGPWLVFRIAAIQPGDQGLYVCSSLDNVTQQGVEASSELLVYYVSDRHPECMWTPVQDPSHALFNCTWPGTYPTPRLSWVEHREDRTYASEVTDNLSLLLNRSSLSDGQKLTCVARHVALAPETGKSCTLTIRPPFPEGEPLAMAQEGDSITLTCTEATSAPPANTTWRKGLQQEDVTPGLKYALSEDGPALRLTIRNVSKDDEGVYFCRSENLLGVRELEVYLTVRTSSAYTGVIIGIFVAAVIVASPIVLAKSLYSNRHRVCLGRGVRQEDGGDVMNLVESDDEPVFQDAVPRLPPLTNGHQTTLVQIHRIPSSDQEDPEGPDPSPVQQEDTVETEEPESLVTF; this comes from the exons ATGATCCTCGCAGCACTATCGTTTCTCCACGCGTGTTTGTGGACGACAG CCGCACTTTCGGGCGAAGGTTCCAGCGATGCGACACTGACGGTCTCACCCGGCGACATCGTGCTACTTCCGTGTTCCTCCGCCGGCGGTCTGGCTCCGAGGTCGACGACGTGGGCCAGAAACGGGCGGGAACTCATCCGCGGTGGCGGTCCGGAGCAGGGCGCCTTGCCGGGCGGTGAAAGGCTGAGCCTCCTTCCTGACGGCACCCTAAACATCGCGGAGGTGACTCCCGGAGATGAGGGCAGCTACCTGTGCAACGCCACCCTGCAGGATAACAGCACCTTCCTGGCACAAGTCCGACTGCGCGTTACCA GCGATCCAGGGAATCTGACCACATCCATCAGTCCGGCCTCTGCCCTCTCCAACGGCACTCTCTTTGTGTCCCGGGGTTCCGACGTCTCCTTTAACtgctccacttcctctggctcGTCCCGGGAACTCGCGTGGGCCTTCCGCGGGGCTGCGGCCAGCAACGGGTCGCTGGTTTCCACCTCTGGACCCTGGTTAGTCTTCAGGATCGCAGCCATCCAGCCGGGCGATCAGGGACTCTACGTCTGCAGCTCCCTCGACAACGTCACTCAGCAGGGGGTCGAGGCCAGCTCGGAGCTGCTGGTGTACT ACGTCTCAGACAGACACCCGGAGTGTATGTGGACCCCAGTGCAGGACCCATCTCATGCTCTCTTTAATTGCACCTGGCCCGGAACGTATCCCACCCCCAGGCTGAGCTGGGTGGAACATCGGGAAGACCGCACCTACGCGTCGGAGGTGACCGACAACCTGTCGCTGCTGCTGAACCGCTCCTCGCTGTCAGACGGGCAGAAGCTGACCTGCGTGGCCCGACACGTGGCGCTGGCTCCCGAGACGGGGAAGTCGTGTACGCTCACCATCA GGCCTCCCTTCCCCGAGGGGGAGCCGCTGGCGATGGCGCAGGAGGGCGACAGCATAACCCTGACGTGCACGGAGGCCACGTCCGCCCCCCCCGCTAACACAACGTGGCGAAAGGGGCTCCAGCAGGAGGACGTGACGCCGGGGCTCAAGTACGCGCTGTCCGAGGACGGCCCCGCCCTCCGGCTCACCATACGCAACGTCAGCAAGGACGACGAGGGCGTCTACTTCTGCCGCAGCGAGAATCTGCTCGGCGTCCGCGAGCTGGAAGTCTACCTCACAGTGCGGA CCTCGTCTGCCTACACGGGAGTGATCATCGGGATCTTCGTGGCGGCAGTCATCGTGGCTTCGCCGATCGTGCTCGCCAAGTCGCTTTACTCCAACCGGCACCGAGTCTGTCTCG gACGTGGTGTCAG gcaggaggacggaggagacgtCATGAACCTGGTGGAGTCTGATGACGAGCCGGTTTTCCAGGACGCCGTTCCCCGCCTGCCACCGCTGACCAACGGGCACCAAACGACGCTCGTCCAGATACACAGGATCCCATCAA GCGACCAGGAGGACCCGGAAGGTCCCGACCCCAGCCCCGTCCAGCAGGAGGACACGGTAGAGACAGAAGAGCCAGAAAGTCTTGTTACATTTTAG